In Thermoproteales archaeon, one genomic interval encodes:
- a CDS encoding 30S ribosomal protein S13, with amino-acid sequence MSSSEFKQIVRLVGVDLPGDKAIVYSLRLIKGIGINMAYAICRKIGINPHTKLGSLSEAQLKELDAILREPHKLGFPPWFLNRPKDPRTGKHLHLITSDLIFTVKGDIDFLKEIRCWRGIRHMFGLKVRGQRTRTTGRTGITVGVKRRKK; translated from the coding sequence TTGAGTAGCAGCGAATTCAAACAGATAGTAAGACTCGTTGGTGTCGATCTTCCAGGAGATAAAGCCATTGTGTATTCTTTGAGATTAATCAAAGGTATAGGAATAAACATGGCATATGCGATCTGTAGAAAGATAGGTATAAACCCCCATACGAAGCTAGGATCATTGAGTGAAGCCCAGCTGAAAGAGCTCGATGCCATATTGCGTGAACCTCACAAACTCGGTTTTCCACCATGGTTTTTAAATAGACCTAAGGATCCGCGTACTGGAAAGCACTTACACTTGATAACTTCAGATCTAATATTCACGGTAAAAGGCGATATTGACTTCCTTAAAGAAATCAGGTGTTGGCGTGGCATTAGGCACATGTTCGGGTTAAAAGTAAGAGGACAGAGAACAAGAACAACTGGAAGAACTGGAATCACCGTAGGCGTGAAGAGAAGAAAGAAGTAG
- a CDS encoding Gfo/Idh/MocA family oxidoreductase, which yields MPKIGIGVVGLGRIGQLHAEIFNSKIPNAKLVAVSDVVENLVKSASEKFNVKGYLSYEEMLRDTEVDAVVICTPTFLHKDMIMLAAEYHKHILCEKPLTVTVKEAEEVLSKISNSNVILQVGYMRRFDYAYQEAKKKINAGDIGRPVAFIGIARDPAPPPGWAADPKLSGGIFLDMLSHDFDMARWLMDSEIKRVYVEGGAFIYEEIKEKGDLDVVTINFRFENGAVGFIHGSRKSAFGYDLRTEVLGTEGTVYIGYRQDPMFAIGVKQGLIYSGIKWFFKRFYDAYVEEDKHFIDCLINDKKPLITGEDGKKAVEIAEASWKSLKENKAINLP from the coding sequence TTGCCGAAAATAGGTATAGGTGTTGTTGGATTAGGCAGAATAGGCCAGTTACACGCAGAAATCTTCAATTCAAAAATTCCAAATGCAAAGCTTGTGGCAGTATCAGATGTAGTTGAAAATTTAGTCAAGTCCGCAAGCGAAAAATTCAACGTTAAAGGATATCTCAGTTATGAAGAAATGCTAAGAGATACCGAGGTAGACGCCGTCGTAATCTGTACTCCCACGTTCCTACATAAAGATATGATAATGCTAGCTGCCGAATATCATAAACACATATTATGTGAAAAACCGCTAACAGTTACTGTAAAAGAAGCCGAGGAAGTTCTCTCGAAGATTTCAAATAGCAATGTAATACTCCAAGTTGGATACATGCGACGATTCGACTATGCATATCAAGAGGCAAAAAAGAAAATAAACGCTGGCGATATAGGACGCCCCGTCGCCTTCATTGGCATAGCACGCGATCCTGCTCCACCACCGGGATGGGCAGCCGATCCTAAACTCAGCGGAGGAATATTCCTAGACATGCTAAGTCATGATTTTGACATGGCTAGATGGTTAATGGATTCTGAAATCAAAAGAGTATATGTCGAGGGAGGCGCGTTTATATATGAGGAAATAAAAGAAAAAGGCGACCTAGACGTAGTAACTATCAACTTCCGATTCGAAAATGGAGCAGTTGGGTTTATACATGGAAGTAGAAAATCGGCTTTCGGCTACGATTTAAGAACAGAAGTTCTGGGAACGGAAGGTACAGTTTACATAGGTTATAGACAAGACCCTATGTTCGCTATAGGAGTAAAACAAGGGTTAATATATTCTGGCATAAAATGGTTCTTTAAGAGATTTTACGACGCTTATGTAGAAGAAGATAAGCACTTCATTGACTGCCTAATAAACGATAAAAAACCTTTAATAACTGGAGAAGATGGCAAAAAAGCTGTGGAAATAGCGGAAGCCTCGTGGAAATCACTTAAAGAAAACAAAGCCATAAACTTGCCGTAG
- a CDS encoding DUF429 domain-containing protein produces MPNYIVVGIDLAGSEKRNTGICILDSQLNAVTLILHTDSEILSLAEKVKPDLVAVDAPLTLPYGRKTLDRKENIHFRQCDKKLLELGIKFFPITLGPMRTLTRRGIALKQKLENLGFKVIEVYPGGAQDLLSIPRKSKGLKKLRDGLIRLGIKGLKEKMSGDELDAVTAAYVGLLFLEGKALLLNGKDGCIVMPKPRTIQNTTTNKHSS; encoded by the coding sequence ATGCCCAATTATATAGTTGTAGGCATCGATCTCGCAGGCAGCGAAAAAAGAAACACAGGTATATGTATTTTAGATTCCCAACTTAATGCGGTCACTTTAATATTACATACAGATTCCGAGATTTTAAGCCTAGCAGAAAAAGTTAAACCCGATTTAGTGGCTGTAGACGCACCATTAACACTACCATATGGACGAAAAACATTAGATAGAAAGGAAAATATACATTTCCGACAATGCGACAAGAAACTTCTTGAACTCGGTATAAAATTTTTCCCAATAACGCTGGGTCCGATGAGAACATTAACACGACGTGGGATAGCACTTAAACAAAAACTAGAAAATCTAGGTTTTAAAGTCATAGAAGTCTATCCGGGAGGCGCGCAAGACTTACTTAGCATACCGCGAAAATCAAAGGGCTTGAAAAAACTCCGAGATGGCTTAATTAGGCTTGGTATAAAAGGTTTAAAAGAGAAAATGTCTGGTGATGAGTTGGACGCTGTAACAGCAGCATACGTCGGCCTCTTATTCCTGGAAGGAAAGGCTTTACTGTTAAATGGAAAAGATGGTTGTATAGTAATGCCAAAACCACGCACTATCCAAAACACCACCACTAATAAACATTCTTCATAA